From one Microbulbifer sp. A4B17 genomic stretch:
- a CDS encoding HlyD family secretion protein — MTEKLSNKLDRAGQREFALSFFLVLSVLIVGWNLLRGGDIVETENAYVKADKISLAPEVSGVVTQVLVSANQVVEKGQLLIQIDRTAFELAVTEAEARLAQVRNELLARRSEYAEADAALQQARKDADFYRRQLERNEKLSKVAFSEAELDSARQQLERARAQITINAEKLSSLRAELGGDPSIALEEQADLKVAQAQLDTARYQLSRTRIIAPVDGTIANTVPKVGEMATLGINLLQMIGSTGLWVEANLKETELGRVRTGQQAEVTLDAYPDFEWQAQVDSMSPASGSEFASTPPQNASGKWEKVVQRVPVRLRLYPLKDSPPLRAGMSAKVRIDTSEDDKVVSARATSGESGRVVL; from the coding sequence GTGACTGAAAAACTGTCCAATAAGCTAGACCGCGCCGGGCAACGAGAGTTCGCACTCTCATTTTTCCTGGTACTTTCTGTCCTGATTGTGGGATGGAACCTTTTGCGCGGTGGCGATATTGTCGAGACAGAAAACGCTTACGTGAAAGCGGACAAGATTTCCCTGGCGCCTGAGGTCAGTGGCGTGGTCACCCAGGTTCTGGTGAGCGCCAATCAGGTGGTGGAAAAAGGCCAGCTACTGATTCAAATTGACCGTACGGCCTTCGAGCTGGCGGTAACTGAGGCGGAGGCGCGCCTGGCCCAGGTGCGCAACGAATTGCTCGCTCGTCGTTCGGAATATGCTGAGGCGGATGCAGCGTTGCAGCAGGCACGGAAAGATGCGGACTTTTACCGCCGCCAGTTGGAGCGCAATGAAAAACTGAGCAAGGTGGCGTTTTCCGAGGCGGAGCTGGACAGCGCCCGCCAGCAGTTGGAGAGGGCCCGTGCACAGATCACTATTAATGCTGAGAAGCTCTCCAGCTTGCGCGCTGAATTGGGGGGCGACCCGAGCATTGCCCTGGAAGAGCAGGCAGATTTAAAAGTGGCTCAAGCGCAACTGGATACAGCCCGCTACCAATTATCGCGCACGCGCATTATTGCTCCCGTGGATGGCACTATCGCCAATACCGTACCCAAGGTGGGGGAGATGGCCACTCTGGGCATTAACCTGCTGCAAATGATTGGCTCCACTGGCCTTTGGGTGGAGGCCAACCTGAAAGAGACCGAGCTGGGTCGCGTGCGCACGGGTCAGCAAGCGGAAGTGACCCTGGATGCCTACCCGGATTTTGAGTGGCAGGCTCAGGTGGACAGTATGAGCCCCGCCAGTGGCAGTGAGTTTGCTTCCACACCGCCGCAGAATGCCAGTGGCAAGTGGGAGAAAGTCGTGCAGCGGGTGCCGGTGCGATTGCGTCTATACCCCCTCAAGGATTCTCCGCCTCTGCGCGCAGGTATGAGCGCCAAGGTACGAATTGATACCAGTGAAGACGATAAAGTGGTGTCGGCCCGTGCAACGAGCGGTGAAAGCGGCAGGGTGGTGCTTTAA
- a CDS encoding MarR family winged helix-turn-helix transcriptional regulator — translation MSREDAVTEMSFELHSAARLLRRNFDRRAKDHGLSGSRWQVLWHLLREEGLKQAELAERLDLAPISLARQLDNLQQEGFVERRPDPDDRRCYRIHLTEQAMPALELLGGVAQQTRSEALAGFSAAEVDQLQAFLLRLRKNLTREEIECD, via the coding sequence ATGTCCAGGGAAGATGCCGTTACTGAAATGAGTTTTGAACTACACAGTGCAGCACGGCTGCTGCGGCGCAACTTTGACCGCAGGGCCAAGGATCATGGCCTCAGTGGGTCTCGTTGGCAGGTGCTTTGGCATCTATTGCGTGAGGAGGGTCTCAAGCAAGCGGAATTGGCCGAGCGCCTGGACCTGGCGCCGATCAGCCTTGCGCGCCAGCTTGATAACCTCCAGCAGGAGGGGTTCGTGGAACGGCGCCCGGACCCGGATGACCGGCGCTGTTACCGTATTCATCTTACGGAGCAGGCAATGCCGGCCCTTGAGCTACTGGGCGGCGTAGCCCAGCAGACCCGCAGTGAGGCACTTGCGGGCTTTTCCGCCGCAGAGGTGGATCAATTGCAGGCGTTCCTATTGCGGCTGCGCAAGAATCTGACACGTGAAGAGATTGAATGTGACTGA
- the parC gene encoding DNA topoisomerase IV subunit A, whose amino-acid sequence MTDTSVYEATERLPLKEYTEKAYLDYSMYVILDRALPNIGDGLKPVQRRIVYAMSELGLKNTAKYKKSARTVGDVIGKYHPHGDSAVYEAMVLMAQPFSYRYPLIDGQGNWGSPDDPKSFAAMRYTESRMGKYSEVLLSELGQGTVDWQPNFDGTMDEPCVLPARVPNILLNGTTGIAVGMATDIPPHNLREVVNATVELLENPKATVEELCEHILGPDMPTEAEIITPRDDIRKIYTSGRGSIKMRALWSKEDGDIVITALPHQVSGAKVLEQIAQQMQAKKLPMVSDLRDESDHENPTRLVIVPKSNRVDMESVMNHLFATTDLERNYRVNMNMIGIDGRPQVKSLDKILREWLTFRATTTRRRLQFRLDKVEKRLHLLAGLLVAFLNIDEVIEIIRTSDEPKQELMDRFELTDIQADYILDTKLRQLARLEEIKIRGEQAELEKERDTLTKTLNSERRLKTLIKKELLAAAKEFGDDRRSPIVAREEAKAFSESELLSSDPITVIVSEKGWIRAAKGHEIDAAALSYKAGDSLGFAARGKSNQPALLLDSTGRSYSIASHTLPSARGQGEPLSGRINPPSGATFEGLLMGPDEQRVLLASDAGYGFIAKLSDLQSRNKAGKAMLTLPKGAQVLSPQLLESLDDVLLAAVTTEGRMLVFPVTELPELSKGKGNKIINITSARAAAREEVVIGVAVLKGRDQLVVHAGKRHTKIKISEMDHYRGERGRRGNKLPRGFQKVDKIEVLEK is encoded by the coding sequence ATGACCGACACCTCTGTTTATGAGGCCACAGAGCGCCTGCCGTTAAAGGAGTACACCGAAAAGGCGTACCTGGATTACTCCATGTATGTGATCCTGGACCGCGCCCTGCCGAATATCGGTGACGGCCTTAAGCCTGTACAGCGGCGTATTGTCTACGCCATGAGCGAGCTGGGCCTGAAGAATACTGCCAAGTATAAAAAGTCCGCACGCACCGTCGGCGATGTGATCGGTAAGTACCACCCCCACGGCGATAGCGCGGTGTACGAGGCGATGGTACTGATGGCGCAGCCCTTTAGTTATCGCTACCCCCTGATTGACGGCCAGGGCAACTGGGGCTCGCCGGATGATCCCAAGTCCTTTGCCGCGATGCGTTACACCGAGTCGCGCATGGGTAAATATTCGGAAGTGCTGCTGTCGGAGCTGGGTCAGGGCACTGTGGACTGGCAGCCCAACTTTGACGGCACCATGGATGAGCCCTGCGTACTACCTGCGCGGGTGCCCAATATTCTATTGAACGGTACCACCGGTATTGCCGTGGGCATGGCTACGGATATTCCCCCACATAACTTGCGCGAAGTGGTCAACGCGACTGTAGAGCTGCTGGAAAATCCCAAGGCCACAGTAGAAGAGCTGTGTGAGCATATTCTCGGCCCGGATATGCCCACTGAGGCAGAGATTATTACGCCGCGGGATGATATCCGTAAGATTTACACCTCCGGTCGCGGTTCTATCAAGATGCGCGCCCTGTGGAGCAAGGAAGACGGTGATATTGTCATTACCGCGCTGCCCCATCAGGTGAGCGGTGCCAAGGTACTGGAGCAGATCGCCCAACAGATGCAGGCGAAGAAGCTGCCCATGGTGAGCGACTTGCGCGATGAGTCGGATCACGAAAACCCGACTCGCCTGGTAATTGTGCCGAAGTCCAACCGGGTGGATATGGAATCGGTGATGAATCACCTGTTCGCCACCACTGATCTTGAGCGCAACTACCGCGTCAATATGAATATGATCGGTATCGACGGGCGCCCGCAGGTGAAATCCCTCGATAAAATCCTGCGGGAGTGGCTGACTTTCCGCGCTACTACCACCCGCCGTCGTCTCCAGTTTCGTCTGGATAAAGTTGAGAAGCGCCTGCACCTGTTGGCAGGTTTGCTGGTTGCTTTCCTCAATATTGATGAAGTGATCGAGATTATCCGCACCAGTGACGAGCCCAAGCAGGAGCTGATGGATCGCTTTGAGCTCACGGATATCCAAGCGGACTATATCCTCGATACCAAGCTGCGACAGTTGGCGCGCCTGGAAGAGATAAAGATTCGCGGTGAGCAGGCGGAGTTGGAAAAAGAGCGCGATACACTCACCAAGACCCTCAACAGTGAGCGTCGCCTCAAGACTTTGATCAAGAAAGAGCTTCTAGCTGCTGCCAAAGAGTTTGGCGACGATCGCCGTTCCCCGATTGTGGCTCGTGAAGAGGCCAAGGCGTTTAGTGAATCCGAGCTGCTGTCCTCAGATCCCATCACCGTTATCGTTTCTGAAAAAGGTTGGATTCGCGCGGCTAAGGGCCATGAAATTGATGCGGCAGCGCTCAGTTATAAGGCGGGGGACAGTCTCGGTTTTGCCGCGCGGGGCAAGAGTAACCAGCCCGCGTTATTACTCGATAGCACCGGTCGCAGTTACTCCATTGCCTCCCATACTTTGCCTTCGGCACGAGGGCAGGGCGAACCCCTCAGCGGGCGTATCAATCCCCCCTCCGGTGCCACCTTTGAGGGCTTGTTGATGGGCCCTGATGAGCAGCGAGTGTTACTGGCTTCCGATGCGGGCTATGGCTTTATCGCCAAGCTCTCTGATTTGCAGTCGCGCAATAAGGCGGGTAAAGCCATGCTGACCCTGCCCAAGGGGGCTCAGGTACTTTCACCTCAATTGCTGGAGAGTCTCGATGACGTTCTGCTGGCAGCGGTGACCACTGAAGGGCGCATGTTGGTATTCCCGGTGACTGAATTGCCGGAATTGTCCAAAGGCAAGGGCAACAAAATTATCAATATCACTTCAGCCCGCGCTGCGGCCCGCGAAGAGGTGGTCATCGGTGTTGCCGTATTGAAGGGCAGGGACCAACTGGTCGTTCACGCCGGTAAGCGCCATACCAAGATCAAGATCTCGGAGATGGATCACTATCGCGGCGAGCGTGGCCGGCGCGGCAACAAGCTGCCCCGGGGCTTCCAGAAGGTCGATAAGATCGAGGTTCTGGAGAAATAG